The Topomyia yanbarensis strain Yona2022 chromosome 3, ASM3024719v1, whole genome shotgun sequence nucleotide sequence taaaaattggtttttgttgctaaaaatgtttttaactaattttgggtcgctgaatccattctgctatcagttttgaaattcaataattctttttttcgaCTACTGTTATGTAAACCTATTTGAaggcgttggtcgttaaagTTGATAATAGTAGCCAATATCATCGGGTTGCaaaaatggttgacaaaactaataaaattcACCATGTTTTTATGTTGCTTAGGTAACCACTTTGTAAGAAGATTTATGATCTACAGAGCGTCTCCATGTGgccattagactggttcaatttttgtcttttagctccaccaggctctactgaaaCCATTTATGaccataagcaaattttggtaccgatcggttgtccaaaaatttcaaagtttatatggaaatttatatggaaaatccgtttaaattgaaaataaattcataaaaaatcacctcatcaatcaattaatcagaccACTATTTATTTCGAAACGTATTCacctactgaacacattcgggaaacattgtaagtttatgaaaattctttgagaaaagttattaactaaagaagcagcatgacttcaaaacaagtggattttattattaatcgtaGCAACTCTGCTTGAATAGCTCAATCGTTATAccagtgtaaactagacttgccacccaccgctcgTGTTGGGCGgatacagctattcaaacagggttgctatgattaataataaaatccacttgttttgaagtcatgctgcttctttagttgataacttttctcaacgaatttcCATAAACTTACTATGTTTCCAGAATGTGTTCAGTAGGTGAATacgtttagaaataaatagcgttctgattaattgattgatgaggtgattttttatgaatttattttcaatgttcgcggattttccatacaaatttccatataaactttgaaatttttgtaccaaaatttgcacaattacttagggccataaaaggaaacAGTAGAGCCTgttggagctaaaagtcaaaaattgaaccagtctaatgggcattttcaaaaacacatacacacacacacatatatatatatatatatatatatatatatatatatatatatatatatatatatatatatatatatatatatatatatatatatatatatatatatatatatatatatatatatatatatatatatatatatatatatatatatatatatatatatatatatatatatatatatatatatatatatatatatatatagcaaCTTCGGCACCTATATATCTTGAAACATCACTAAgttttgagtcagattcatgtTAAATGAACCATGGGAGATTCAGATAGAAAAgcacttacttcagcaaactaGTGGAGAAACTCATCTCAATCATTTTTTTTGAAGACTTAAACTCTCTAGCTTTTAGGCTTTTTGAAATATAGGGcattatttgtgaaaggcctcttaaatgcatttttttcatcataggttttcttctagattttttccactaCAGTGTgccccacatttatacgttcaccctgtttttcagcataacttttttttcattcaagcaaactgcaccaatttttcatcgtttattttaaaacttaatcaacgatgtttctcgaaatttcgaAATCCTGGTGTGTttcgttcgtttgttatggcagtTTAGGTGAAAAAAGTCGTGttccacatttatacgttcaccctacTATTTTTTGGCTAACTTTTTCTCTATTCACGCAAACTGCTCCAGATTTTCAGCGTTTATTTTAAAGTTCAATCAACGATTTTTCTCGAAGTTTTGAAACACTGGTGCATCTTGTTTGTTTGTTATGGCAATTTAAGCGAAAAATGTGTCCCTTATTTATCCTTTCATCCTATTTTCTCAGATTAACTTTTTTTCAGTCAAAAATACTGCaccaaattttttaactttcgaagtttctcaaaatttggaagctttcatgcgttttgtttgtttgttatggCAGTTAAAGTGAAAAAAGTTGTTCTTGCATtttggggccatgcataaattaCGAAGCATTtggtaggggggggggggtggtaggGAGGGTATAACAAATTTGTGACAAattgtgacgagggggagggtagagtcagaagttgtgcgacgtagcattaagttagttgtttagagaaaacaatttaatgatcctccattcccaagagaaataaatttaaattcaaacaagttacttttgcgCACCAAAAGTatcttgtttgaatttaaatttatttctcttgggaatggaggatcattaaaatgttttctctaaacaactAACCTATTgctttttcatgaggtaaattttacgattcgtggaattacaagttcgcaaaaatactaAATGATTTTGTATGCAGATTTAACttactacattagttagctaatgtttctaactagtagacttagtttggaagctgaattaaattttcacttcggatccaaccaaaaaaattagtaatttagatgaacgtatgcttcttagaatcattggcagctgcagtattgtgaactgagagaacttctctttatGCTTCCCTTGACATATATATAGCTTTtcccaaaaaatgcaaaatctatAAGGAAATGATTTCAATAAAGTAAGGGGCCATCCCTATACCACGTGTCCAATTTAGGGGAGGATAGGGGTCCCGAGAAATTACGCGCTTGTCCATGCGTATGTGGGAAAAGTCCATTTGGACTATTCATTGTATTGTTTATAAGAAAATGAGACAAACTTGTATCGTCATTGGtgggaaatcaatttttttcaagattttgaaaTAGTCAAAGTGCTTATAACAGCAGTGTGTGAGTGTGGATGCAtctgataaaattgaaaacatcgatggcaACTATTATAAAAAACCAGAGAAAATCGTGCGAAACAAAATCCTAGGAAAAATGTCTAcctaattttggatttttttttcacaaaatgataaatttttcaatacacgttttaattttattgtttaagtACCCATgaaaaaattcgtaaaatttttctttgatTATTCCAAATACATTATTTGTTGTTATTTGAAGACACacatttctataataatatttttatagcgAAAGTTAATTTCGAAATGTTACCAAACTTCACGGGTGGTTAAACAAATGTTTTGCgtacaaaatgttgaaaaaatgttttacaaatgttaactattttccctatttttttatacaattttttaagCAAATGCAGTTTTATTAGGTTTCTTCAGGCGATATTCATACCGTTCAAGTTGTGaaatgttgcatatattatCAGTTTTACATtccctgaaaaaaaattgagcaacCGCagggtttttaaaatattttttgtgttactCGGCATGCAACACGCAACGGGTGGGTGAAACTGCGGCAGCTCGCCACGGTACGTTTAGACCAGCATCGCATGAGCGAGTCGGCCGGAGCTTGCCATGACTCTGACTACATGCAAATAAAAAAGTAAGAGGATGAGTTTCATTGGGATAGGATTATCAATAATATCCAGTGCTTATATTAATAATAGCAATACGAAAAACAATTCAttcattatattatttttttctttcttttgaaATCAAGATTTGTAAGATTTTCGTCGATGTGTCGTCCAAAAATGTTTTATCCAATTTTCCTTGATCAATTGTTAATGCATTTTTAGAGTTTTCTACTGAAAACCGTGAATTTCATcttgaaaaattaagaatcaaTACTTTTTAAATAACTCTTCGTCCAATCAAACAGTTGTAAATCTATTCTAATTGTCTCACTACAAACTAGCTCTATGCGCGATAGTTCATTTATCACTTCATTGAAGATCTGTTCTTGTTGGCGTGGAGTAAAACTATTTCTTTCACATCTATAAATATCCCTTCGACAATTAttgcatatttgcaatttgcaattttttttaaagttgttgTTCTATTTGTGCGCGTCAACGGAAAGATTTTCTCGCGCACATTGGTGATGTTTTTATGCGAAGAATTGCAACACTCTTCGGTATGACCTATCACCCACACAATTATAACTAATTTCAACCAACGAAAACAACGAAGTAGTATATTTTGAGAATGAAAGCACCACCTGTTAATCGGTAAAGGACATATGGGTAAAAATTGTACAGTAAAATCAACTATATTGCTACAATAATTCAAGTCCAAATTATatcgagattttttttattcgtggTTCAAATCACTTACTTCAGCACGCTAACAAAAACCTTTGACATCTGTTTGAATTTATAAGCTGGTCATAATCTGTACTTCATTGATCTAGAAGAGAGCAGATTTTTCATTGTAGAAACACTCAAAAGCTCGGAACGCGGTTTCACATGGATCAGACTGTTTCACACTACAACGCTTCACTAGCGCTTCAACTTTGTCTTTCTCGCGATTTAACGACAGCCGTTCAATCGCAAATGCATCAACCAGGTTACCACCGGCGTCCATAAATCCAATCCGTTCGAGGAAACATTTGGCGAAACATTTGATGTTCTGATCAACGCTAGAAAAATCGCCTTGGCGCAGTTTTTCTACATCATCTTTTTCGACACCATCGGACTTGGACAGACATTCGTTGGATACTGCGGAAGCCTTTTGAAGTTGCTCCTCGGTGAGAGCCTACAAGAAAAAGACAAAGTGTTGGCGAATTGACTAATGACTACAAAGTACTTACATTGACTCCAACCACGGCAACGATGAGTGCGATAAAAATGAACGATTTCATATCTGCTTCCTGAAATTACAGTTTGTAGAATGATCTTGCTTTGAGTTGTTGAGGGCTATTTATGTGGATTTTGTTTTGGACTTTGCTCTAagctttttttatgttttaatcTCGAATGGAAGCCCCCTGTGCACGTCATAGCATTAACTGGATAGAAAAAACTGGCTCAAATTTTATCTCTGATGACAACACACACAAAAAATTGCACTTGACATGAAGCAGCCTATGAAATAACAACATCTTAAGCGAAAACCACCGGTTTGATGATCTCAAAATTTACTTTAGTGGGAAGATTTCGACAATTAAAAAAGGATAGGGAACTCGATTGTGTTAAATTACTTTTTACCTTTATAATTTGTCGCTCaaaattctaaatatttaaAGACTTTCATataattaaattcattttaaTTGACTGGTCAGTTAGTCTTTGGCACCACATTGGGTTGCGTCAACATTTGCTATTCAAATGATAAATCAAGTGCGAAATATATCAAGAAAATGGTCGACAAGAGCCTGTCAGTTTGTTTTATTCCATACCTTCAATATAAGATAACAACTAATTAACTGCTAGGTATATTGAACGATTTTCCTCCGCTTCATGCTAGAGCTCACTGCACGGAGTTTTTTGTTTAGTTATTTCGGCAATGATTAATTGTCGGCAGACTAGTGAACATGTAAGGGAATCCGGGGCTAGTTGACGATTGGGGTAAGTTCCCTGTTCTCTGTTTCCAATAGCTACATGGTAATGTCTCCCGTTGTGCATTTTAGGTAATGCGAAATACATTTTCTAATGTGCTTAAGTTGCATAGTATTTTGTATTGAAGAAGTTTGAACGATATTCTGTTTTCGagcattttcttaattttaaacattttatgttatttaaggcgatttttaatctattccgcGAATAATTACATTTTTCGACGGTACTTGCAAAGAGCTTTCAATATCTATAGGTATTATACCTATTgataaacaaaagtaatttattaaatacTTCTTTATAAAGTATgctgttggggtaagttggcactaacgcacacggggcaagttggcgatactatttacagtgcaaatatAGTCATCAAATACTGTGAAATTCACTCCAAAGAGAATTTATTTCTAGTGTATTTTGTCAATGCGGAGGACATTTACTTCTGTCATTCgcttgaagaatttcgaaaatttgctttggaataTAGAGTACGTTTCGAAGACCGATTTTCAaagtattgagactgaaatataatggcaaatgtctgtgagtattcaaatcaaagcggtaaaaaattaaaactaaaaacaccgccaactagccccggtctcccatATTCAGTAACTGGTTCTCATcaaattaaagaaaataaataaatgctaTAATAAATGAGAAACCATTGACGTCAATATCACTTCACACCGTGATATTATCGGCGAAGGGGAATATGGGAAACTTGAACAAGTGTGAGATTCAACAATTATCACTAATGTGTTCTATTTGGTTCTAaacttttgtttaaatttttttttgtacttGTTTCGACCCATCaggtaatataaaaaaattggagtgaaaaatcctttcctcatAGAAAATATTCGGTAATTCAAGAacttgcgttaaatgatgtaatttttaatcaggagataggagatacgtccatacaaagttatttaaaaaagtcTAGCTTCGGcggttgtttgtttttttttgctgtagcTGCTTGCTCAGTTCGTAAAGACTCCAGCATCACTGCATCGTCGTTACGTCGTTTTCGACCTCGATTCGATGGTTTGCGCAGTGCAGCTTTGGGAAATGGCTGAAAGTCttcaatttaaattaattgacTGTCATATTACTTTAATAGTAGTGACCTATGGTGCCCCCAAAATGGCTGAACTATCGTGCCttcaagcgtatgtttcatgttttaagcaaaaaatatcgaaaaaccaacgATCGAATATtcgtgttcagcattaatttgTACATAAGAAAAAACTTAATGCTTTTTTacgttgattaaatgtactgtaataaggacGAAAAATTAAACGACGCCGTAACTACTACAGCcgatccacggtaacagccgaaatgacagtcgttAGCGATGTTCTCTACCTTGTATCCAATTCACGCAACAACCTAAACCACTGCAATAACATAGTaaagataatgccctatacctattgtatCCCCATAAATATTTGACCCCATTTTGCTCTACAATAAAACTGAAAGAGGAAATGCGTTTAAAAATCCAAATTCATGACATGCAaccgttttatatttttactggtaCTAAGAacctttttttattcaattcgtttgttTGATAAATCATGTTTACGTTagatttcattaatatacaaggcATTGCTTAAACAGATTTAAATGATGC carries:
- the LOC131691726 gene encoding general odorant-binding protein 56d-like, which gives rise to MKSFIFIALIVAVVGVNALTEEQLQKASAVSNECLSKSDGVEKDDVEKLRQGDFSSVDQNIKCFAKCFLERIGFMDAGGNLVDAFAIERLSLNREKDKVEALVKRCSVKQSDPCETAFRAFECFYNEKSALF